In Mycolicibacterium alvei, a single window of DNA contains:
- a CDS encoding class I SAM-dependent methyltransferase gives MTSPAHDQYELIAPEYARTFAGEFESRPFDRAVLRSFADLVARAGGRNTLDVGCGPGEAAAELADCGLETEGIDGSAAMVSLARQKWPELQFQTADMFDLPYAPGTFDAVCAWYSIIHTPAEALLELFIEYRRVLTKPGWVLLAFQTDGEPAVYDHAFGHDVALTFLRHDTAAVCTALEATGFTVYATTKRARQVHLDEPTAQAMVIAQTS, from the coding sequence ACCAGTACGAGTTGATCGCCCCCGAGTACGCCCGGACCTTCGCCGGCGAATTCGAATCCCGGCCCTTCGACCGTGCGGTTCTGCGGTCCTTCGCGGACCTGGTGGCGCGGGCCGGCGGACGCAACACCCTCGATGTGGGGTGCGGGCCCGGTGAGGCCGCCGCCGAGCTTGCCGACTGTGGATTGGAGACCGAAGGGATCGACGGCTCGGCTGCGATGGTGTCTCTCGCCAGGCAGAAATGGCCGGAGCTGCAGTTCCAGACCGCCGACATGTTCGACCTCCCGTACGCGCCGGGGACCTTCGATGCGGTGTGTGCCTGGTACTCGATCATCCACACCCCCGCCGAGGCGTTGCTGGAACTGTTCATCGAGTACCGCCGGGTCCTGACCAAACCGGGATGGGTGCTGTTGGCATTCCAGACCGACGGTGAGCCCGCGGTCTACGACCACGCCTTCGGCCACGATGTGGCGCTGACATTCCTGCGCCACGACACCGCCGCGGTGTGCACCGCCCTGGAGGCCACCGGGTTCACCGTGTACGCGACAACCAAGCGGGCGCGGCAGGTTCACCTCGATGAGCCCACGGCCCAGGCCATGGTCATCGCGCAGACGTCGTGA